A part of Haliotis asinina isolate JCU_RB_2024 chromosome 10, JCU_Hal_asi_v2, whole genome shotgun sequence genomic DNA contains:
- the LOC137299095 gene encoding probable G-protein coupled receptor B0563.6, whose protein sequence is MSSVLFDNMTTIPNGNVTGNTTVEVTTYKVEDLLYLSEDGRLKAFLEFQVSWYLDVVYAPICSILGILGNTLSFIVLLSSNMRNTTSYLYMAVLSCTDTIVLVLNILFMVTKFPGQEIFNRGTCGLIFFLMYFSIHYNVFLMCTMTIERYIAIKFPLHAPKWITIKKARVLILVEFIVAFTLDVHSFFTRQIVVDPNTGVEKCSTPGETNTFFVTKIWPWVDGVVYCYGPLTCLLVVNLLIIMEVKRAGRMQRQMTHTGVQEKTAAETRTRERQVTVMLLSVSFTFLIFVTPMAVIIVVERYFWIQHSAHEQAQYHLVRTICNNMMYTNHALNFVLYCVGGKRFRDQFFVMFCCKQRQAAMGRSNDTSTTNSRISVVSNGNVTVQTK, encoded by the coding sequence ATGAGCAGTGTTCTGTTTGATAACATGACCACCATCCCGAATGGTAACGTCACAGGAAACACCACGGTTGAGGTCACTACTTACAAAGTGGAGGATCTTCTCTACTTGTCAGAGGACGGCCGACTCAAAGCATTCTTAGAGTTTCAGGTGAGCTGGTATCTGGATGTGGTGTACGCCCCAATCTGCTCCATTCTTGGCATCTTGGGAAATACCTTGTCCTTCATCGTCCTGTTAAGCTCAAACATGCGCAATACCACTTCCTACCTGTACATGGCCGTACTGTCCTGCACCGACACCATCGTCCTCGTCCTCAACATCCTCTTCATGGTTACAAAGTTTCCGGGTCAAGAGATTTTCAATCGCGGAACCTGCGGGCTCATTTTCTTTCTCATGTATTTCTCCATCCACTACAACGTGTTCCTCATGTGCACCATGACTATAGAGCGCTACATAGCAATCAAGTTCCCCCTCCATGCACCCAAATGGATCACCATCAAGAAGGCCCGAGTACTAATCCTAGTGGAGTTCATTGTCGCGTTTACTCTTGATGTTCACAGCTTCTTCACACGACAGATAGTAGTCGACCCAAACACGGGTGTAGAGAAATGCTCAACTCCCGGCGAGACTAATACGTTCTTTGTAACCAAGATATGGCCGTGGGTAGACGGTGTGGTCTACTGTTATGGACCGCTCACGTGTCTGTTGGTTGTGAATTTACTAATCATCATGGAGGTGAAGCGGGCGGGACGTATGCAGCGGCAGATGACACACACAGGGGTTCAGGAGAAAACTGCAGCGGAAACACGGACCAGGGAGCGCCAAGTGACCGTTATGCTTCTCTCTGTGTCCTTCACTTTCCTCATCTTCGTCACCCCAATGGccgtcatcatcgtcgtcgaaCGCTACTTTTGGATTCAGCACAGTGCCCACGAGCAAGCTCAGTACCATCTGGTACGTACAATCTGCAACAACATGATGTATACCAACCATGCCCTAAATTTCGTTCTCTACTGTGTTGGAGGCAAGAGATTTCGTGATCAGTTCTTCGTCATGTTCTGTTGCAAACAGAGGCAAGCCGCCATGGGGCGGTCCAATGACACGTCTACTACCAACTCCAGGATCAGCGTTGTGTCAAATGGAAACGTCACtgtacaaacaaaataa